A window of the Gossypium hirsutum isolate 1008001.06 chromosome A05, Gossypium_hirsutum_v2.1, whole genome shotgun sequence genome harbors these coding sequences:
- the LOC121229520 gene encoding wall-associated receptor kinase 2, producing MKASMGDERRASHLALVCLLLAAVAAAESTPIAKLGCQDRCGNVSIPYPFGTTTDCYLNEDFYIACNSTHYDPPRAFLTGSNIEVTNITVGGKLRIMQFIARDCYNKSGFPVSSNTPSITLSKFRVSDTDNKFVAIGCDTEATIQGVQDAKGYTSGCISKCDSIDYVDNFTCSGIGCCQTSIAKDVGYFDISVRSYNNHQGIWDFNPCSYGFVVEENSFNFSSNYLRDLQDVTMMPMVLDWFIGNETCETIKTKSSGDVCQGDSTCYNVDNGSGYRCKCLDGYQGDPYLPNGCQDIDECKDPNLNKCEKICENTKGNYTCLCPKGYHGDGRADGTGCVANQSGGSLIIELTVGLGVGITVLIAGSTWSYWAFKKWKLIKLKHKFFRQNGGLMLQQELSRRDSSTETAKIFSAEELETATNNYDESRIIGRGGYGTVYKGTLSDGRTVAIKKSQVVDESQIDQFINEVVVLSQINHRNVVKLLGCCLETEVPLLVYEFITNGTLFEHIHNKSKASSLTFETRLRIAAETAGVLSYLHSSASIPIIHRDVKSTNILLDDSYTAKVSDFGASRLVPLDQAGISTVVQGTLGYLDPEYLQTSQLTEKSDVYSFGVVLLELLTGQKALCFERLEEDRNLAMYFISALKEDRLVQILEKCVVDEAKIEMVEEIGSLARRCLRVKGEERPTMKEVAMELEGLRMMLEHHPLVNNDESRLEETEYLLGEPSLKIGSNGGMNNVTYDSITDHIILQVGHGR from the exons ATGAAGGCCTCCATGGGAGATGAAAGACGAGCTTCGCATCTTGCACTTGTTTGCCTGTTACTAGCAGCAGTTGCAGCAGCAGAATCAACGCCAATAGCCAAGCTCGGTTGCCAAGACAGATGTGGGAACGTCAGTATCCCATATCCATTTGGTACAACGACGGATTGCTATCTCAATGAAGATTTTTACATAGCTTGTAATTCGACTCACTATGATCCTCCACGAGCATTCTTAACAGGAAGCAATATAGAGGTGACAAACATAACTGTCGGAGGCAAATTGCGGATTATGCAATTTATAGCCCGCGATTGCTACAATAAATCGGGCTTCCCAGTTTCCAGCAATACTCCTTCCATCACGCTGTCCAAATTCAGGGTCTCGGATACTGATAACAAGTTCGTTGCCATTGGCTGCGATACTGAAGCAACCATTCAAGGTGTTCAAGACGCCAAGGGATACACGAGTGGGTGCATAAGCAAGTGTGACAGTATTGACTATGTGGACAATTTCACATGTTCTGGTATAGGCTGTTGCCAGACATCCATTGCTAAAGATGTAGGGTATTTTGACATTTCTGTAAGAAGCTACAATAATCACCAAGGTATCTGGGATTTCAATCCCTGCAGCTATGGCTTTGTTGTTGAAGAAAATAGCTTCAATTTTTCTTCGAATTATCTTCGTGATCTGCAAGATGTAACCATGATGCCCATGGTGCTTGATTGGTTTATCGGGAACGAGACGTGTGAAACGATAAAGACCAAGAGTTCGGGTGATGTATGTCAGGGAGATAGCACTTGTTATAACGTGGATAATGGATCTGGATATCGTTGCAAGTGCTTGGATGGCTATCAAGGAGATCCATACCTACCTAATGGTTGCCAAG ACATAGATGAATGTAAAGACCCAAATCTCAATAAATGTGAAAAGATATGTGAAAATACAAAAGGAAATTACACGTGCTTGTGCCCCAAGGGTTATCATGGAGATGGAAGAGCAGATGGTACAGGATGTGTTGCCAATCAATCTGGAGGATCACTTATAATTGAGCTTACTGTTG GGCTTGGCGTAGGCATTACAGTATTGATAGCAGGTAGCACTTGGTCGTACTGGGCATTCAAGAAGTGGAAGCTCATCAAACTTAAACACAAGTTCTTTCGACAAAATGGAGGCTTGATGTTGCAGCAAGAACTGTCCAGGCGGGACTCTTCCACTGAAACGGCTAAAATTTTCTCAGCTGAGGAGCTGGAGACGGCCACCAACAACTATGATGAAAGTAGGATTATTGGTCGAGGTGGTTATGGCACAGTCTACAAAGGAACTCTATCAGATGGGAGAACCGTAGCAATTAAGAAGTCCCAAGTTGTTGATGAAAGCCAAATCGATCAATTCATCAATGAAGTTGTTGTGCTTTCCCAAATCAATCACAGGAATGTGGTGAAGCTTTTAGGTTGTTGCTTAGAGACGGAAGTTCCATTACTGGTTTATGAATTTATCACCAATGGTACTCTCTTTGAGCATATCCACAACAAAAGCAAGGCTTCTTCCTTGACATTTGAAACCCGGTTACGTATAGCAGCAGAAACTGCAGGTGTGCTCTCATATCTGCATTCCTCAGCTTCCATACCAATCATTCATAGGGATGTCAAGTCTACCAACATACTCTTGGATGATAGTTACACTGCCAAAGTATCCGATTTTGGAGCTTCGAGGTTGGTTCCACTAGACCAAGCCGGGATATCAACGGTGGTTCAAGGGACCCTCGGATACCTGGACCCTGAATACTTGCAGACAAGTCAGCTGACAGAGAAAAGTGATGTTTATAGCTTTGGGGTAGTCCTTCTAGAGCTACTGACCGGACAAAAAGCACTTTGTTTTGAAAGGTTAGAAGAGGACAGAAATCTCGCAATGTATTTCATTTCAGCTTTGAAAGAAGATCGCTTGGTGCAAATTCTTGAGAAGTGCGTAGTGGATGAAGCGAAGATAGAGATGGTTGAGGAAATTGGTAGCCTTGCAAGGAGGTGCTTAAGAGTGAAAGGAGAAGAAAGGCCCACAATGAAGGAAGTCGCAATGGAGTTGGAGGGGTTGAGAATGATGCTGGAGCATCATCCATTGGTAAACAACGATGAGTCGAGGTTAGAAGAGACTGAGTATTTGCTCGGTGAACCATCGTTGAAAATTGGTTCTAATGGCGGTATGAATAATGTTACATATGATAGCATCACAGATCATATAATTTTACAAGTTGGTCATGGAAGATAA
- the LOC121203065 gene encoding gibberellin 20 oxidase 2 encodes MIPNNLIIACNGSLLPIFNATLSPSCPTSTYTVFLMDSTHLLSSPLEIQDQTLVDHHSSSIGSSFLQNQTNVPKEFLWPKVDLVNAHQELLEPLVDLERFFRGDELAIQQAAKVIRAACLTHGCFQVINHGVDSHLINAAYYHLNRFFHLPLSHKLRARRATTAGLNTLSYSGAHSDRFSSNLPWKETLTFRLHENPKESSVVDLFKSSLGDDFEEMGITYQKYCEGMKSLALAVMEILAISLGVDRLHYKNYFQDGGSIMRCNYYPPCPEPGLTFGTGPHCDATSLTILHQDEVGGLEIFANNKWQIVRPRQDALVINIGETFTALTNGRYKSCLHRAVVNSERARKSLVYFVCPREDKVVRPPEDLVQVDQLPRAYPDFTWSDFLHFTQNYYRADAHTLHSFIKWLSSSSPIHHNR; translated from the exons ATGATACCAAATAATTTGATAATAGCTTGTAATGGGAGTCTATTACCTATATTTAATGCAACTCTCTCACCTTCTTGCCCTACGTCCACATACACTGTCTTCCTAATGGATTCAACGCATCTCCTTTCCTCTCCGCTTGAGATTCAAGATCAAACACTAGTTGACCATCATAGTTCTTCTATCGGCTCATCTTTTCTCCAAAACCAAACCAACGTCCCCAAAGAATTTCTTTGGCCCAAAGTTGATTTAGTTAATGCTCATCAAGAGCTGTTGGAGCCACTTGTAGATCTTGAACGCTTCTTTAGAGGTGATGAATTGGCGATTCAACAGGCTGCCAAGGTCATTAGGGCTGCTTGTCTAACCCACGGTTGCTTTCAAGTCATCAATCATGGGGTTGATTCCCACCTCATCAATGCTGCATATTATCACCTCAATCGTTTCTTCCATTTGCCACTTAGCCACAAATTAAGGGCTCGAAGGGCCACTACTGCTGGATTAAACACCTTGAGCTATTCAGGTGCACATTCGGATCGTTTCTCTTCGAATTTGCCATGGAAGGAAACTTTAACTTTCCGGTTGCATGAGAATCCCAAGGAATCCAGTGTCGTAGATTTGTTCAAATCCAGTTTAGGAGATGATTTTGAAGAAATGGG CATAACATATCAAAAGTACTGTGAAGGAATGAAGAGCTTAGCTCTAGCAGTGATGGAAATACTAGCAATCAGCTTGGGAGTTGATCGATTGcactataaaaattattttcaggaCGGTGGGTCTATAATGCGATGTAACTATTATCCGCCATGCCCCGAGCCAGGACTTACCTTCGGCACTGGTCCTCATTGTGACGCCACATCTTTAACAATTCTCCACCAAGACGAAGTTGGAGGCTTGGAAATCTTTGCAAACAACAAATGGCAGATTGTTCGACCTCGTCAGGATGCCCTAGTAATCAACATCGGTGAGACCTTCACG GCATTAACAAATGGGAGATACAAGAGTTGCCTGCATAGGGCAGTAGTAAACAGCGAGAGGGCGAGAAAATCATTGGTATACTTTGTTTGCCCACGAGAAGACAAGGTGGTGAGACCCCCAGAGGATCTTGTACAAGTTGATCAACTCCCAAGAGCTTACCCTGATTTCACATGGTCCGATTTCCTCCATTTCACCCAAAACTACTACAGAGCTGACGCTCATACTCTCCATAGCTTCATCAAATGGCTCTCATCTTCCAGCCCCATTCATCACAACcgttaa